The following nucleotide sequence is from Streptomyces sp. NBC_00239.
TCGACCTGATGGCGCGGATCGCTGGGCTCGAGCTGGAACGTCGCGTCGCGGACTGGGACGGGGCTCCGTTCACGCAGGACTCCGCGAAGCACATCTCCGTCTGGCGCAAGCCAACCTGAGGTCGCCCACCGGGCTGTCAATGTGGGCCGTACCTGTCTGGGAACTCCTATCGGGAGTTCAGACGTCGCCAGCAGATCAGTCCACGACCGGGATGGCCCGCGGCTCGGCGGGCTCAACCCGCCGGGCCGCCGCCGTATGGGCCCGGCCGGCGGGTCCGCGAACACATCGGCCTTGTGCCACGCGTACGGTTGGCACCCCCACCGCTACCCGCGGTTCAGTGCTCGCAGAGGGAGAACTCCCTTTCGTAGAGCTGCTCATTGTGTTCGTCGACGAAGAACTTCCGTTCCTGCATGAGTTCCTCGCGGTACGTCTTGGCCTGCTCGAGCGTCATGGTCGATGTGTCGGACCAGGGCTGCTGCGGCGGCACGTCGGAGGTCGAGACGATCTGCTCCGCCGGGTCGACCAGGAAGAACGCGAGGATCTTGCGGTGTCCCGGGCGGGTGGGGTCCGCGAGGCGGAACGCGTCCACGCGGTGCTGCAGGACGTTGGGGAACGCCAGGCAGCGGCCCGCCGGGGTCGGTACCGAGCCCAGCGCCTGGTTCAGCGCGTCTTCGTCCTGAAGGCCGTAGACCTCGCGCAGCCCGGCGTCGTCGTTCTGCTGATAGTCCGGGTCGTCGAGTGCGGCCCGGAATCCCAGCCGGCTCTCGGTGATGTTCTCGCTGTCCCAGTAGTAGATGCCGGTCGAGACGATCCGCTCGTTCAGCATCCCCTCGACGTGCCAGGAACCACCGGGGTACTCGGGCTGGTCCGGGGTGAGGTGGACGTTGGCGAGCTTGACGATGACCTGGAGCCGGCGGCCGCGCAGGTCGACCCGGGAGGCGTCGGGCAGGGCGGGCGGGCTGAAGTCCGGGGCGTCCGGGATGATCGGGTGGCGGTTCTCGAACCAGGCCTCGTACGCCTCGTCCCAGGCGGCGCGGGCCTCCATGTAGGTGTCGTTGTCAGGGTAGGACGACTTGTGCGGGTACTCCGGTTCCGAGTCGTACCAGCCGTAGGGATCGGCCTTGATCCGCAGGGGCCGCGGGTGCCTCAGGTCGGTGAGCACGTTCTCGAACAGGGGGCGCAGGCGCGCGAACACGTCCGGCAGGACGGACTCAAGTGCGCGATGCGCCTCGGGGTGGACGTTGTTGACGTAGGAGCGGAAGGCGACGGCGCCGTCGTCACTGACGTCGACGTCCGTGGGCAGCCACTGGAACCTCTCCGAGAACTCGTACTTCGCGTAGTGGTTCGTCGGGTTGTGCCAGGCCCGCTCGGGCCCTCCACTCACCTCCCTCACCAGGCAGAACAGCGAGGGGTGCACGAGGTCCAACACCTGGCCGTCGGATCCGGGATGCCAGTCGCGCTCCGCTTCGGG
It contains:
- a CDS encoding DUF4246 domain-containing protein, with the translated sequence MTGLSAFPLPFQTSRSPAFATPRTLRELQIMQCSSHLRAKPAWFDKMNDADIVARWTQEAMAQGLTEAQVRYVLAELGHYAALRDARTGIEVSAVDGVWQSDTLVDEQLRSRLREAARVLEEVPEAERDWHPGSDGQVLDLVHPSLFCLVREVSGGPERAWHNPTNHYAKYEFSERFQWLPTDVDVSDDGAVAFRSYVNNVHPEAHRALESVLPDVFARLRPLFENVLTDLRHPRPLRIKADPYGWYDSEPEYPHKSSYPDNDTYMEARAAWDEAYEAWFENRHPIIPDAPDFSPPALPDASRVDLRGRRLQVIVKLANVHLTPDQPEYPGGSWHVEGMLNERIVSTGIYYWDSENITESRLGFRAALDDPDYQQNDDAGLREVYGLQDEDALNQALGSVPTPAGRCLAFPNVLQHRVDAFRLADPTRPGHRKILAFFLVDPAEQIVSTSDVPPQQPWSDTSTMTLEQAKTYREELMQERKFFVDEHNEQLYEREFSLCEH